One region of Triticum aestivum cultivar Chinese Spring chromosome 6B, IWGSC CS RefSeq v2.1, whole genome shotgun sequence genomic DNA includes:
- the LOC123138634 gene encoding uncharacterized protein produces the protein MVRCAASWDKRWMVSGLVAAEEERKEPAAGERWLLFASSLAPAQPSPAQPILAHYQRHDARVQPQTLTTLSVSRHQPRRAVTGHPLAAGASPPPRHASAPKLHLTQLLSSPYTSHVSPLHRLLSAAAASGISPAASPGFAAEEYLVSACGLTAAQALKASAKLSHLKSPAKPDAVLAGIGLSAADVATAVAKDPLLLCAGVERTLAPVVDGLTGLGLSRSEVARIAVFVPGKFRCRSIVSAVQYYLTLFGSMDNLLRLLKRGFWLHGSDLERVVKPNVAFLRECGLHDCDIAKLCIREPRVLRIKQQRLQAMVACAKALCVPHGSGMLGKALQAVASTDEEKIATKVDYLKKTLRWSDSEVGIALPNNPMVLTYSKERLQRLSEFLISEAGLEPGYIAHRPAMLNYSLDGRLRPRYYVMKYLKENRLLHRDRDYYSAVALTPKVFMDKFICPHKEAAPHLAEDYAAACRGEVPARFRFT, from the coding sequence GGGAAAGATGGCTTTTGTTTGCAAGCAGCCTAGctccagcccagcccagcccagcccagcccatccTAGCCCATTATCAGAGGCACGACGCAAGAGTCCAGCCCCAAACCCTCACTACCCTCTCCGTCTCTCGCCACCAACCGCGCCGCGCCGTCACTGGCCATCccctcgccgccggcgcctccccgccgccACGCCATGCTTCGGCTCCGAAGCTGCACCTCACCCAGCTCCTCTCTTCTCCCTACACCTCCCATGTCTctcctctccaccgcctcctctccGCCGCAGCCGCCTCCGGCATTTCTCCGGCAGCTTCCCCAGGCTTTGCCGCCGAGGAGTACCTCGTCTCCGCCTGCGGCTTGACCGCAGCCCAGGCCCTCAAGGCCTCCGCCAAGCTCTCCCACCTCAAGTCCCCCGCCAAGCCCGACGCCGTCCTCGCCGGCATCGGCCTCTCCGCCGCCGacgtcgccaccgccgtcgccaAGGACCCGCTGTTACTCTGTGCCGGCGTGGAGAGAACCCTGGCCCCCGTCGTCGACGGGCTCACCGGCCTCGGCCTCTCGCGCTCTGAGGTCGCGCGCATCGCCGTGTTCGTCCCCGGCAAATTCCGCTGCAGATCCATCGTCTCCGCTGTACAGTATTACCTGACACTCTTCGGGTCCATGGACAACTTGCTCCGGCTGCTCAAACGCGGCTTCTGGCTACATGGTTCTGACCTCGAGAGGGTGGTCAAGCCCAATGTCGCGTTCCTGCGGGAGTGCGGGCTACATGATTGCGACATTGCCAAGCTATGCATCCGTGAGCCAAGGGTCCTCAGAATCAAACAGCAGCGCCTCCAGGCGATGGTGGCATGCGCCAAAGCTCTCTGTGTGCCGCATGGCTCTGGGATGTTAGGAAAAGCGTTGCAGGCTGTCGCATCCACTGACGAGGAGAAGATTGCCACCAAAGTGGATTACTTGAAGAAGACATTAAGGTGGTCAGATTCTGAGGTGGGCATTGCTTTGCCCAATAATCCGATGGTGCTGACCTATTCTAAGGAGAGGCTGCAACGCTTATCAGAGTTCCTCATCTCCGAGGCGGGGTTGGAACCGGGGTACATTGCTCATCGGCCGGCAATGCTCAATTATAGCCTGGATGGTCGGCTCAGGCCCCGGTACTACGTTATGAAGTATCTCAAGGAAAACAGATTGCTACATCGCGACCGGGATTACTATTCTGCAGTCGCGCTGACTCCGAAGGTATTCATGGACAAGTTCATATGCCCACACAAGGAAGCTGCACCGCACCTTGCTGAAGACTATGCAGCAGCTTGCAGAGGGGAAGTGCCAGCTAGATTCAGATTCACATGA